The genomic segment GAGATGATTGTGGTGGGGGTGGCGACCTGGATTGGCTTTGTGATCTTTGGTCTGAATTACTCACTGCTGCTGGCAGTGCTGGTGGGGTTCTCGGTTCTTATTCCTTACATCGGCGCGTTTGTGGTGACCATTCCGGTGGTCGGTGTCGCCCTGTTCCAGTTTGGCCTGGGCACCGAATTCTGGAGTTGTTTTGCGGTGTATCTGATCATTCAAGGGCTGGATGGCAATCTGCTGGTGCCGGTACTGTTTTCAGAGGCGGTTAACCTGCATCCGCTGGTGATCATTCTGTCGGTGGTGATCTTCGGCGGGCTGTGGGGATTCTGGGGCGTGTTCTTTGCGATCCCGCTGGCAACGCTGATTAAAGCGGTAGTCCACGCATGGCCGGACGTGCCTGCGGTAGACGAGACCTGAATGCTGCCCTGACTCAGGTCCATGAGAAACGGCAACCGAGGTTGCCGTTGTGCGTTTATCAGGCGCTTTGCTTCAGCCAGTTCAATACCACGTCGTGGTGATTGCTGGTTTTGAAGTCATCGAACACGTGTTCCACTTTGCCATCAGCGTCAATCAGGAAGCTTATGCGGTGAATGCCGTCGTAGGTTTTGCCCATAAAGGACTTCTCGCCCCACACGCCAAACTGCTCGCAGACCAGGTGCGCTTCATCGGACAGCAGGGTGAAATTCAGGATCTCTTTCTCGGCAAAACGCGACAGCTTCTCCGGCTTATCGGTGCTGATACCCAGCACTTCGACCCCGGCTTTTTTCAACTCATCCATGTTATCGCGCAAGCCGCAGGCCTGCACGGTACAGCCCGGCGTCATGGCTTTCGGGTAGAAATAGACCAGAACACGCTGTCCCTGGAAGTCGGTCAAATTTACTTGCTCGCCGTCTTGATCCGGTAAGCTAAATTTCGGTGCGATGTCACCGGCTTTCAGTGGATTCATTACTCAACTCCATTCTGTTCATGCTGCGAATAGTCGACGACGCTTATACTGCCCTGCGCGTTTAATTCTGTACAGAGGGCTTTAAACGCTTGCTCGATATTTGATGCATCCTGCGAGGCAGGACTGTGGGCGGTAATCTGGATAAACAGCAGCGGAAGAGGGGAGGTATCGCTAATCTGCGTTCGGGATACCAGCTCGGCAATGTGCATCTGATGGCTGTCAAACAGCGCGGTAAAACGCTCAATCAAATGAGGTGAATCCGGTACTTCAACCTGCACCCACACGGTGGAAGGCAACGCCGGGCGCGGGCGCGCCGTGGTGCGCTTCATGACGATCAGCAAATCCAGCTCTGCCCCTTTTAACGGCAGGGTCGATTCAATAAGCGTTATGGCATTCCACGTGCCGGAAAGCAGCATAATAAAGGTGAACTCTTCGCCCAGCATCGCCAGGCGGCTGTCTTCAATATTGCAGCCGCAACGGCTTACGTGGCGGGTGATGGTGTTCACGATACCCGATCTGTCGGCACCCAGCGCAGTGATAACCAGGTAATGTTGTGATGAGGTTGTCAAACCTGTTCTTCCTTTGCGTGGTTAAGTCTTCCTAAGGAAAGCATAAAAAAAACATGCATACAACCGCCTGAGAGCCTCAGGTCGCTTGCTTTTATTGCAGTTCCAAACGTAACATTGAGACTCTTGTTCGCACAGAGGATGGCCCATGTTCACGGGAAGTATTGTCGCGCTTGTTACACCGATGGATGAAAAAGGTAATGTCTGCCGCTCCAGCATGAAAAAGCTGATTGATTACCATGTCGCCAATGGAACCTCGGCGATCGTATCGGTAGGGACTACCGGTGAATCTGCAACGCTGAGCCATGAAGAGCACGGCGATGTGGTTATGCTGACCCTTGAGCTGGCTGACGGGCGGATTCCTGTCATCGCGGGTACGGGCGCTAATGCCACCGCAGAAGCTATCAGCCTGACTCAACGTTTTAACGACAGCGGCATTGTTGGCTGCCTGACGGTCACGCCATACTATAACCGTCCTACACAGGAAGGTTTGTTCCAGCATTTCAAAGCCATCGCTGAACATACTGACTTGCCGCAAATTCTGTATAATGTGCCATCCCGTACGGGCTGCGATATGCAGCCGGAAACCGTCGGCCGCCTCTCGAAAGTAAAAAATATTATCGCGATTAAAGAGGCGACGGGGAACTTAAGCCGCGTTCATCAGATCAAAGAGCTGGTTTCAGATGACTTTATCCTGTTGAGCGGCGACGATGCGACCGCGCTGGACTTTATGCAGCTTGGTGGTCATGGCGTGATTTCCGTAACGGCGAACGTTGCGGCCCGCGATATGGCGGAAATGTGCAAACTGGCGGCAGCGGGTCATTTTGATGACGCGCGCGTGATTAATCAGCGTCTGATGCCTTTGCACACTCAATTATTTGTCGAACCCAATCCGATCCCAGTGAAATGGGCATGTAAGGCGTTGGGACTTGTAGCGACCGATACGCTGCGTTTGCCAATGACACCGATTACCGACCACGGTCGTGACATCGTCGCTGGCGCGCTCAAGCATGCCGGTTTGCTGTAGAGTTTAGGGAGATTTGATGGCTTATTCAGTACAGAAGTCGCGCCTGGCGAAGGTTGCGAGTGTTTCGCTTGTTATGCTGCTCGCTGCCTGTAGTTCAGACTCGCGCTACAAGCGCCAGGTGAGCGGTGATGAATCCTATCTGGATGCGGCACCGCTTGCTGAACTTCACGCACCGGCTGGCATGATCCTGCCGCTTCAGAACGGTGATTTCAATATTCCCGTGACCCACGGCAGCGGCCAGGTCGGTAAAGCGCTCGATATTCGTCCGCCAGCTCAGCCTCTGGCGCTGGTGAGTGGGGCGCGTACCCAGTTTACAGGTGATACGGCGTCTTTGCTGGTTGAAAGCGCGCGCGGTAGCTCGCTGTGGCCGCAGGTTGTCAGCGTTATCCAGTCGAATAACTACAGTGTGGATAAACGCGACGATGCCAGCCAGACGTTAACCACCGACTGGATCGAATGGAACCGTCTGGATGAAGATCAGCAGTACCGTGGTCGTTATCAAGTCTCCGTTAAACCGCAGGGTTATCAGCAGGCGGTGACCGTTAAGCTGTTGAACCTGGAGCAGGCGGGCAAACCGGTTGCAGATGCGTCGTCCATGCAGCGCTACAGCACCCAATTGCTGAACGTGATTGCCGCAGGTCTGGATAAGAACGCTTCTGACGCTGCCAACGCCGCGCAGAGCCGCAACGGTGCGACCTTCGACGTGCAAAGTGCTGCGGATGATACCGGCCTGCCAATGCTGGTGGTTCGTGCACCATTCAACCAGGCCTGGCAGCGCCTGCCGGCAACGCTTGAAAAAGTGGGCATGAAAGTGACTGACAGTACGCGCTCAACCGGCAGCATGACGGCGACCTACAAGCCGCTGTCTGAGAGCGCATGGCAGGAGCTGGGCGCACGTGATCCACAGCTGGCGTCAGGCGATTACAAAATTCAGGTCGGTGACCTCGATAACCGCAGTAGCCTGCAGTTTATCGATCCGAAAGGTCATACGCTGACCCAGTCGCAGAACGATGCGCTGGTCGCCGTCTTCCAGGCGGCATTCAGCAAATAAATACAAGGGCTGGTGAATCCAGCCCTTTTATTTTCGTGCCACGCAAACGTGTGCGTGGCATAATATCTTCCGTTTTGAACACAAATTATCACACCAGGAGTAATGAAGATGCAGAAGCAAGCTGAGTTGTATCGTGGCAAAGCGAAGACCGTATACAGCACCGAAAACCCGGATCTGTTGGTGCTCGAGTTCCGCAATGATACATCAGCAGGGGATGGCGCGCGTATTGAGCAATTCGATCGTAAAGGCATGGTGAACAACAAGTTCAACCATTTCATTATGAGCAAACTGGCCGAAGCGGGTATCCCAACTCAGATGGAGGCCTTACTGTCCGATACGGAGTGTCTGGTGAAAAAACTGGATATGGTGCCGGTTGAGTGTGTCATTCGCAACCGCGCCGCGGGCTCTCTGGTGAAGCGTCTGGGTATTGAGGAAGGCATTGAACTGAACCCACCGTTGTTTGATCTGTTCCTGAAAAATGACGCCATGCATGACCCCATGGTCAATGAATCTTACTGCGAAACCTTTGGTTGGGTGAGTAAAGCGAATCTGGCCCGTATGCAGGAACTGACCTACAAAGCCAACGACGTGCTGAAAAAACTGTTCGATGACGCGGGGCTGATCCTCGTCGATTTCAAGCTGGAG from the unidentified bacterial endosymbiont genome contains:
- the bcp gene encoding thioredoxin-dependent thiol peroxidase, whose amino-acid sequence is MNPLKAGDIAPKFSLPDQDGEQVNLTDFQGQRVLVYFYPKAMTPGCTVQACGLRDNMDELKKAGVEVLGISTDKPEKLSRFAEKEILNFTLLSDEAHLVCEQFGVWGEKSFMGKTYDGIHRISFLIDADGKVEHVFDDFKTSNHHDVVLNWLKQSA
- a CDS encoding glycine cleavage system transcriptional repressor translates to MTTSSQHYLVITALGADRSGIVNTITRHVSRCGCNIEDSRLAMLGEEFTFIMLLSGTWNAITLIESTLPLKGAELDLLIVMKRTTARPRPALPSTVWVQVEVPDSPHLIERFTALFDSHQMHIAELVSRTQISDTSPLPLLFIQITAHSPASQDASNIEQAFKALCTELNAQGSISVVDYSQHEQNGVE
- the dapA gene encoding 4-hydroxy-tetrahydrodipicolinate synthase: MFTGSIVALVTPMDEKGNVCRSSMKKLIDYHVANGTSAIVSVGTTGESATLSHEEHGDVVMLTLELADGRIPVIAGTGANATAEAISLTQRFNDSGIVGCLTVTPYYNRPTQEGLFQHFKAIAEHTDLPQILYNVPSRTGCDMQPETVGRLSKVKNIIAIKEATGNLSRVHQIKELVSDDFILLSGDDATALDFMQLGGHGVISVTANVAARDMAEMCKLAAAGHFDDARVINQRLMPLHTQLFVEPNPIPVKWACKALGLVATDTLRLPMTPITDHGRDIVAGALKHAGLL
- the bamC gene encoding outer membrane protein assembly factor BamC produces the protein MAYSVQKSRLAKVASVSLVMLLAACSSDSRYKRQVSGDESYLDAAPLAELHAPAGMILPLQNGDFNIPVTHGSGQVGKALDIRPPAQPLALVSGARTQFTGDTASLLVESARGSSLWPQVVSVIQSNNYSVDKRDDASQTLTTDWIEWNRLDEDQQYRGRYQVSVKPQGYQQAVTVKLLNLEQAGKPVADASSMQRYSTQLLNVIAAGLDKNASDAANAAQSRNGATFDVQSAADDTGLPMLVVRAPFNQAWQRLPATLEKVGMKVTDSTRSTGSMTATYKPLSESAWQELGARDPQLASGDYKIQVGDLDNRSSLQFIDPKGHTLTQSQNDALVAVFQAAFSK
- the purC gene encoding phosphoribosylaminoimidazolesuccinocarboxamide synthase, which gives rise to MQKQAELYRGKAKTVYSTENPDLLVLEFRNDTSAGDGARIEQFDRKGMVNNKFNHFIMSKLAEAGIPTQMEALLSDTECLVKKLDMVPVECVIRNRAAGSLVKRLGIEEGIELNPPLFDLFLKNDAMHDPMVNESYCETFGWVSKANLARMQELTYKANDVLKKLFDDAGLILVDFKLEFGLFKGEVVLGDEFSPDGSRLWDKETLDKMDKDRFRQSLGGLIEAYEAVAHRLGVKLD